From the Opitutia bacterium genome, one window contains:
- a CDS encoding glycosyltransferase family 2 protein, which translates to MSRLNPSRPPLVSVLIPTYNYARFLPQALQSALAQDYSDLEILVSDDGSTDDSASIIRELTQADPRVRVVIQPRNLGMVPHWNWCLSQARGDYVKFLFGDDAFNSRHAISRLVELLERHPRAVIATAARRVMDEDSRPLDLWNPLRRAGLHPGRALIGRCLLANQNLIGEPSAVLLRRSALDRGFSPAFRQLVDLELWLHLLEAGDLAYTPEPLIAFRRHDAQQSHANHHAAVAQQETLRLVAQFLDSPKKRTAAGLTEFDYRLILYRASHYLKKAERRVGGPPPSPDRTTPLSTGWRVACQLRHAVQRPLENLRHSLDKRRDALAVRPEWASANAYML; encoded by the coding sequence GTGAGCCGACTCAATCCCTCCCGCCCGCCGCTGGTCAGCGTCCTCATCCCGACCTACAACTACGCCCGCTTCCTCCCGCAGGCCCTGCAGTCCGCGCTCGCGCAGGACTATTCCGACCTGGAAATCCTCGTGAGCGACGATGGATCGACCGACGACTCGGCCAGCATCATCCGTGAACTGACCCAAGCCGACCCACGCGTGCGGGTCGTGATCCAACCGCGCAACCTCGGCATGGTTCCCCACTGGAACTGGTGCCTGAGTCAGGCGCGCGGGGACTACGTGAAATTCCTCTTCGGCGACGACGCCTTCAATTCCCGCCACGCGATCTCGCGTCTGGTCGAGCTGCTCGAGCGCCACCCGCGCGCCGTCATCGCCACCGCCGCGCGCCGCGTGATGGACGAGGACTCCCGTCCCCTCGATCTCTGGAATCCCCTGCGCCGCGCCGGCCTGCACCCCGGCCGCGCGTTGATCGGCCGCTGCCTGCTCGCCAATCAAAACCTCATCGGCGAACCCAGCGCCGTGCTGCTGCGACGCTCCGCGCTCGACCGCGGCTTCTCGCCCGCCTTTCGACAATTGGTCGATCTCGAGCTCTGGCTGCACCTCCTCGAAGCCGGCGATCTCGCCTACACGCCCGAGCCTCTCATCGCCTTCCGGCGCCACGACGCGCAACAGTCCCACGCGAATCACCACGCCGCGGTCGCCCAGCAGGAAACGCTGCGCCTCGTCGCGCAGTTTCTCGACTCGCCGAAGAAACGCACCGCCGCCGGCCTGACCGAGTTCGACTACCGGCTGATTCTCTACCGCGCCTCCCACTACCTGAAGAAAGCGGAACGCCGGGTAGGCGGACCGCCGCCTTCGCCGGACCGGACGACGCCCCTCTCCACCGGATGGCGCGTGGCCTGCCAATTGCGTCACGCCGTGCAGCGCCCGCTCGAGAACCTGCGCCACTCACTCGACAAGCGCCGCGACGCCCTCGCCGTCCGGCCCGAGTGGGCTAGCGCAAATGCCTACATGCTCTGA
- a CDS encoding glycosyltransferase family 9 protein has product MPAAPHVLVIRRRYLGDIVLLGSLLRNLKQHWPTARIGVLCEPAYAPILELNPDVDERWLFPQTAAAWPGFLWRVRRAGFTHVLDLDNRDKTAVIARATGAGARATVRHGERLHFAALYTSAVQVPREFLDTRHITDLYLHVLEQIGVPIVTRETRLVPRPAEIAAGRELLRGARLLVHPGSRSAWRIWPPQNYAQVIDALHAESGVTTAIIAGPGEQGTVDEILHHLRSPAVRIDQRLGVTQLAGLFAAAPALLCHDSGPMHVAAASGTRVVALFGSQPMNIWQPVGTGHVTLQPPLPCVHCVSPGQCAPEDSYHNHCVRNITVERVLAAARAAIR; this is encoded by the coding sequence GTGCCCGCCGCTCCGCACGTTCTCGTCATCCGCCGCCGCTACCTCGGCGATATTGTGCTGCTCGGCTCGCTCCTGCGAAATTTAAAACAGCACTGGCCGACCGCGCGTATCGGCGTCCTTTGCGAGCCGGCCTATGCGCCGATTCTCGAACTCAATCCGGACGTCGACGAACGCTGGCTGTTTCCGCAAACCGCCGCCGCATGGCCGGGTTTCCTCTGGCGCGTGCGCCGCGCGGGCTTCACGCACGTGCTCGACCTCGACAACCGCGACAAGACCGCCGTCATCGCCCGCGCCACCGGCGCCGGCGCGCGAGCCACCGTCCGCCACGGCGAACGCCTGCACTTCGCCGCGCTCTACACGTCCGCCGTCCAAGTTCCGCGAGAGTTCCTCGACACGCGGCACATCACGGATCTCTACCTCCACGTTCTCGAGCAGATCGGCGTGCCGATCGTCACCCGCGAAACCCGCCTCGTGCCGCGTCCGGCCGAAATCGCCGCCGGACGCGAACTCCTCCGCGGCGCGCGCCTGCTCGTGCATCCCGGCTCGCGGAGCGCGTGGCGCATCTGGCCACCGCAAAACTACGCGCAAGTCATCGACGCGCTCCATGCCGAGTCGGGCGTGACGACCGCGATCATCGCCGGCCCCGGCGAACAGGGCACCGTCGATGAAATCCTCCACCACCTGCGGTCGCCCGCCGTCCGCATCGATCAGCGTCTCGGTGTCACGCAGCTCGCCGGCCTTTTCGCCGCCGCTCCCGCGCTGCTCTGCCACGACAGCGGCCCGATGCACGTCGCCGCCGCCTCCGGCACGCGCGTAGTCGCACTGTTCGGCTCGCAGCCGATGAACATCTGGCAACCGGTCGGCACCGGCCACGTCACGCTCCAACCGCCGCTGCCGTGCGTGCATTGCGTCTCACCCGGCCAGTGCGCGCCGGAGGACTCGTATCACAACCACTGCGTGCGCAACATCACGGTCGAGCGCGTGCTCGCCGCCGCGCGCGCGGCGATCAGGTAG
- a CDS encoding ABC transporter ATP-binding protein — MTLRRFRPYFGYLKQVRGPIAKAICYGVLYGVASGAGIPLLVKYVFPPIFDRQGGALPMSTVMLIAACIPMVFLLRAVTGYLNSFYTQYAGVRILEAIRLDYFRKLQLLPLSFVQRKQTGDLISRGLADTAQLQFTLTQLANDGIKQPATLIGSIFAVGYLAYTSQGVALMLVCLAAVPLVVLPIRFVGKKVIKRAADMQSRLGHVTSHFSENLSAAREVRAFSLEERETKRFAAGTAALVTAQMKITKYAQALTPAIEVISAGGIAFTLIYAYGSGVDLATFISIISALYTSYEPVKKMGALNSEMKRGEASLDRLEVVLHEPVTIADPAAPVAVSRLRGDLAFEDVSFSYGDSPALSQVTARIPAGTVCALVGPSGAGKTTFANLVPRFYEVAAGRVAIDSIDVRAMRLADLRRNIALVSQEPVLFNDTIFNNLLLGREGATRDEVVAAAKAAHAHEFIEKQPQGYDTVVGERGALLSGGQKQRLAIARAFLRNAPILILDEATSALDSDSEAAVQDALRHLVVGKTVLIIAHRFSTIRDASMILVFDHGRVIAQGDHAALYAGNALYKSLYDRQAGGTTAP; from the coding sequence ATGACTCTCCGCCGCTTCCGCCCGTATTTCGGTTACCTCAAGCAAGTCCGCGGTCCCATCGCGAAGGCCATTTGCTACGGCGTGCTCTACGGCGTCGCGAGCGGCGCCGGCATCCCGCTGCTCGTCAAATACGTCTTCCCGCCCATCTTCGACCGACAAGGCGGCGCGCTGCCCATGTCGACCGTCATGCTCATCGCGGCGTGCATACCGATGGTGTTCCTGCTGCGCGCCGTGACGGGCTACCTCAACAGTTTCTACACGCAATACGCCGGCGTCCGCATCCTCGAGGCCATCCGCCTCGACTACTTCCGCAAGCTCCAGCTGCTCCCGCTCTCGTTCGTCCAACGCAAGCAGACCGGCGACCTGATCTCGCGCGGCCTCGCCGACACCGCGCAGCTCCAGTTCACGCTCACGCAGCTGGCGAACGACGGCATCAAGCAGCCGGCAACTCTCATCGGCTCGATCTTCGCCGTCGGCTACCTCGCCTACACCTCGCAAGGCGTCGCGCTCATGCTCGTGTGCCTCGCCGCCGTGCCGTTGGTGGTTCTCCCGATTCGCTTCGTCGGCAAGAAGGTCATCAAGCGGGCTGCGGACATGCAGTCGCGCCTCGGACACGTGACTTCTCACTTTTCAGAAAACCTCTCCGCCGCACGCGAAGTCCGCGCCTTCAGCCTTGAGGAACGCGAGACCAAGCGCTTCGCCGCCGGCACCGCCGCACTCGTGACGGCGCAGATGAAGATCACGAAATACGCCCAAGCCCTCACGCCGGCGATCGAGGTGATCTCCGCCGGCGGCATCGCCTTCACCCTCATCTACGCCTACGGCAGCGGCGTCGACCTCGCGACGTTCATCTCGATCATCAGCGCGCTCTACACCTCCTACGAGCCCGTGAAGAAAATGGGCGCGCTCAACAGCGAGATGAAACGCGGCGAAGCCTCGCTCGACCGCCTCGAAGTCGTCCTCCACGAACCCGTCACCATCGCCGATCCCGCCGCGCCCGTCGCCGTCTCGCGCCTGCGCGGCGACCTCGCGTTCGAGGACGTGTCGTTCTCCTACGGCGACAGCCCGGCACTCTCCCAAGTCACCGCGCGCATCCCTGCGGGCACCGTCTGCGCGCTCGTCGGCCCGAGCGGCGCGGGCAAGACCACCTTCGCCAACCTCGTCCCGCGCTTCTACGAAGTCGCCGCCGGCCGCGTCGCCATCGACAGCATCGACGTCCGCGCCATGCGGCTCGCCGACCTGCGCCGCAACATCGCGCTCGTCTCGCAGGAACCGGTGCTCTTCAACGACACCATCTTCAACAACCTGCTCCTCGGCCGCGAGGGCGCCACGCGCGACGAAGTCGTCGCCGCCGCTAAAGCCGCACACGCCCACGAGTTCATCGAGAAACAGCCGCAGGGCTACGACACCGTCGTCGGCGAACGCGGCGCGCTCCTCTCCGGCGGACAAAAGCAGCGCCTCGCCATCGCCCGCGCGTTCCTGCGCAACGCCCCGATCCTCATCCTCGACGAAGCCACCAGCGCGCTCGACTCCGACAGCGAAGCCGCCGTGCAGGACGCCCTGCGCCATCTCGTCGTCGGCAAGACCGTGCTCATCATCGCGCACCGCTTCAGCACGATCCGCGACGCCTCGATGATTTTGGTTTTCGATCACGGTCGCGTCATCGCCCAAGGCGACCACGCCGCGCTCTACGCCGGCAACGCCCTCTACAAATCGCTCTACGACCGCCAGGCCGGCGGCACGACGGCGCCCTGA